The following DNA comes from Cyanobacteriota bacterium.
GATTGAAAAGGCACAATCGGCGGCGATCGTCGTGCGGCTAAAGGGGGGCGACCCCTTTGTGTTTGGTCGGGGCGGAGAAGAGATGGCTGACTTGGTGCAGGCAGGGATTCCAGTGGAGGTTGTGCCTGGTGTAACGTCGGGGATTGCGGCTCCAGCCTACGCGGGCATTCCAGTTACCCATCGCCATCATAGTTCCTCGGTGATGTTTGTCACGGGGCACGAGGCAGTAGGCAAGTACCAGCCTCATGTGGATTGGCGAGCAATCGCCCGCAGTGCAGAGACGATCGTGGTCTACATGGGGTTACACAACCTCCATCACATTGTCTCTGAGTTGCAAGCTGGGGGATTGTCCCCAGATACTCCCATCGCCCTAATTCAGTTTGGCACTTGGGCAAGCCAACGGGAGTTGTTTGGTAGCTTAAGTACCATTGTTCATCAAGCAGACCAGGTAGGATTTGGAACACCTGCGATCGCAGTTATTGGTTCTGTGGTCAGTCTGCATCATCACTTGCCCCACTATCACCCTAACGCCTATGTCCCTGAATGTTGAGCTACTGGAACAGAGCTTTGCCCAAGTCGCTCTGAATGCCGAAGCATTTGCGGCTAGCCTTCATAGCAAGAGAAGCCAACTATCCTCTAGAGGCTGTGAAACTCACCTGATCCCAGGTTGCTAAACTCCTCTATTCCAGGTCATTCGGCTGACCCCACCTGCAAATATTTTCAAACATTGTCCACTGATCGCCCATTGCTGTGAGCGTTCACAGAGTTTTAGTACCGTTTTGCCTTGCTCATCTGTTCTGTTTCTATAGACATGACCGCTATGACCAGTACTGCACCACCCCCTGCCAAAGAAGCCTCTGCCGACTCCCTGACTATGAATAAGTTTGAACGGTTCAAGGCAGAAAAGGATGGCTTGAAAGTTAAGGATGAAATTGAACACTTTGCCCAGATTGGCTGGGAGGCCATGGATGAGGACGATCGTAACCACCGCCTTAAGTGGATAGGGTTGTTCTTCCGCCCGGTTACTCCTGGTAAGTTCATGATGCGCCTGCGGATACCCAATGGCGTGATCACTAGCACTCAAATGCGGACGCTGGCGGAGATTGTTCAGCGCTACGGCGAAGACGGCAATGCTGATATCACGACACGGCAAAACCTGCAACTGCGGGGTATTCGCCTAGAGGATACTCCTGACATCTTCCGCAAACTGAAGCAGGTGGGGATGACCAGTGTGCAATCGGGCATGGATAACGTGCGGAACATTACAGGATCACCAG
Coding sequences within:
- the cobA gene encoding uroporphyrinogen-III C-methyltransferase, which gives rise to MSSPMVVGKVYLVGAGPGDPGLITLKGKTLLELADVVVYDALISPEILAMINPRAERINAGKRRGNHTLPQAETTQLLIEKAQSAAIVVRLKGGDPFVFGRGGEEMADLVQAGIPVEVVPGVTSGIAAPAYAGIPVTHRHHSSSVMFVTGHEAVGKYQPHVDWRAIARSAETIVVYMGLHNLHHIVSELQAGGLSPDTPIALIQFGTWASQRELFGSLSTIVHQADQVGFGTPAIAVIGSVVSLHHHLPHYHPNAYVPEC